TCAAAATCCAGCTTGATTTAGAAACTTCTACATTTCCCGAGGTCATAATCACAAATAGAAATAGAACAATTACCCCACCAACATAGATAAGAATTTGAACAAATCCTAAAAATTCACAGGACATATTTATATACAAGCCTCCTATAGAGAGGAAAAATAGGGCAAGAGCCATAACCGCCCTTACCAGGTTTTTTAAGAAAATGGCAAGCATAGCAGAAATAATTGCCAATCCTCCCAACACATAAAATCCCAAATCCACCATAAAAACTAAAAACTATGGTATATTTTACCACAATTTTTGCTTCGCTCGCAAGATACTTTGTATGTGCATTTTGACTTTTGCATTTCGAATTTGTTTTATATCCATCCCAGTGAAATCATAACCCCTGTAATTGCTATGTTTAAAAAACCAAGGGGTGTTAAAAGCTTCCAGCCAAAGCCCATAAGCTGGTCAACCCTAACCCTTGGATATGTCCAGCGAAACCACATTATGACAAATATTATAAAATATGTCTTTATAAGAAACCAAACAATGGGAGGAAGAATAAGGGGAAGACCAGGAATTCCATTCCATCCACCAAGGAACAGGGTTGCTACAAGGCAAGCACAGATAAACATATTTGCATATTCACCAAGGAAGAACAAGGCAAATTTCATTCCCGAATACTCGGTATGAAAGCCTGCCACCAGCTCGCTCTCTGCCTCAGGAAGGTCAAAGGGAGCTCTGTTTATCTCTGCACAGCCAGCTACCAGAAATAGCAAAAATCCTAAGGGTTGATAGACAATGAACCAGATATTTTTTTGGGCTAATATAAGGGAGTTAAGATTTAAAGAACCATTGAGCATAATAACACCAATAAAGGATAAAATAAGGGGAACCTCGTAGGAGATCATTTGAGCTGCTGACCTTGCTCCACCAAGGAGCGTCCATTTGTTTCCTGAGGAAAATCCTGCAATAACAATGCCAATTGTTCCTATAGCAGAGAGGGCAAGGATATATAAAAGCCCTAAATCAAGGGAGAGAGCACATATACCAGGAGACCAGCAAACAACCGCATAAGCCATTATTGCTGGGATAAACATAATTAAAGGTGCTAAAAAATGGAGGATTTTATCTGCTTCATCGGGAACAATATCCTCCTTCTGAAGGAGCTTAATGGCATCTGCTACTGTCTGAAAGAGACCTTGGGGTCCTACCCTCATTGGACCAAGCCTGTCTTGCATAAATGCTGAAACCTTTCTCTCGGCAAGGACAAGGAAAAGGGTATTTACAGAGACAAAGCCTGCTACAAGCACACCAACAATTATCATAATGACAAAGAGCAAAGCAATGTCTGGAATTCCGTAGGTTTTGCAAAGAGATTGCATCCAATTGTAAATAACAGAAATCAACCTCTCTGTGTCATACAGAAGGTTCATTTTTCATCCTCCTTGATTTCTAAAATACCCCTCTTCCCATCAAGGG
This region of bacterium genomic DNA includes:
- a CDS encoding NADH-quinone oxidoreductase subunit J, with protein sequence MGFYVLGGLAIISAMLAIFLKNLVRAVMALALFFLSIGGLYINMSCEFLGFVQILIYVGGVIVLFLFVIMTSGNVEVSKSSWILRLFGLLSSLLLFLALVWASKPFNFTRLKTFSGIKEIGNLLMTQYLIQFEVISLLLLVVLIGSIMLLKRE
- the nuoH gene encoding NADH-quinone oxidoreductase subunit NuoH yields the protein MNLLYDTERLISVIYNWMQSLCKTYGIPDIALLFVIMIIVGVLVAGFVSVNTLFLVLAERKVSAFMQDRLGPMRVGPQGLFQTVADAIKLLQKEDIVPDEADKILHFLAPLIMFIPAIMAYAVVCWSPGICALSLDLGLLYILALSAIGTIGIVIAGFSSGNKWTLLGGARSAAQMISYEVPLILSFIGVIMLNGSLNLNSLILAQKNIWFIVYQPLGFLLFLVAGCAEINRAPFDLPEAESELVAGFHTEYSGMKFALFFLGEYANMFICACLVATLFLGGWNGIPGLPLILPPIVWFLIKTYFIIFVIMWFRWTYPRVRVDQLMGFGWKLLTPLGFLNIAITGVMISLGWI